The Streptomyces sp. NBC_01353 genome contains a region encoding:
- a CDS encoding DUF5682 family protein produces the protein MRHHGPGSARGVRGALDAARPACVLIEGPPEADGLLALAADEEMRPPVALLAHAVDDPGRAAFWPFAEFSPEWVAIRWALSHRATVRFIDLPAAHSLAATATEAADATDPTGGEADEGLRIDPIGELARTAGYDDPERWWEDVIELRGTTAPADPAAPFAAVAEAMGALREAHGDGGHARDLIREAYMRLQLRGARKEFGDSVAVVCGAWHVPALARKTTVGADRALLKGLPKVKTEMTWVPWTHRRLARRSGYGAGIDAPGWYGHLFAAPDRPVERWMTKVAGLLREEDWIVSSAHVIEAVRLAETLATMRGRPLAGLGETTDAVRAVMCDGSDIPLDLVRDRLVVGDVLGEVPADAPAVPLQRDLARLQRGLRLKPEAQERELELDLRKENDAARSRLLHRLRLLGIGWGEPVAGRGSTGTFRESWRLRWEPELHVRVAEAGVWGTTVDSAATAKAEARALEATTLAEVTALAEQCLLAGLGEALTVVMTALADRAALDSDVGHLAQALPALARSLRYGDVRATDTAALGEVAAGLAERICVGLPPACAGLDADAAAEMRGHLDAVHGALGLLPDSTERTDRWTGVLRKLADRDTVPGILRGRAARLLLDEGHLDEDEAARLMGLALSPGTAPADAAAWIEGFVGGAAGGGMILVHDERLLTLVDDWLTGVPGDTFTDVLPLLRRTFSAYEPGVRRTLGELVARGPSATASRPEAGTPGFAASLDEERADGVLPVLHLLLGHDEPEGAAR, from the coding sequence GTGCGGCACCACGGCCCCGGGTCCGCGCGCGGAGTGCGCGGGGCGCTCGACGCGGCGCGGCCCGCGTGCGTGCTGATCGAGGGGCCGCCCGAGGCGGACGGGCTGCTCGCACTCGCCGCCGACGAAGAGATGCGGCCACCGGTCGCGCTGCTCGCCCACGCCGTCGACGACCCGGGACGCGCCGCGTTCTGGCCCTTCGCCGAGTTCTCGCCCGAGTGGGTCGCGATCCGCTGGGCCCTGTCCCACCGCGCCACCGTGCGCTTCATCGACCTTCCCGCCGCCCACAGCCTCGCCGCCACCGCTACGGAAGCCGCCGACGCCACCGACCCCACGGGCGGCGAGGCGGACGAGGGGCTGCGGATCGACCCGATCGGCGAGCTCGCGCGGACCGCCGGGTACGACGACCCCGAGCGCTGGTGGGAGGACGTGATCGAGCTCCGCGGCACCACCGCGCCCGCCGACCCCGCGGCTCCGTTCGCGGCGGTCGCCGAGGCCATGGGCGCCCTGCGCGAGGCGCACGGCGACGGCGGCCACGCCCGCGACCTGATCCGCGAGGCATACATGCGACTCCAACTACGGGGAGCCCGCAAGGAGTTCGGCGACTCCGTGGCCGTCGTCTGCGGCGCCTGGCACGTGCCCGCGCTGGCTCGGAAGACCACCGTCGGAGCCGACCGAGCCCTGCTCAAGGGCCTGCCCAAGGTGAAGACCGAGATGACGTGGGTGCCCTGGACCCACCGCAGGCTCGCCCGCCGCTCGGGGTACGGCGCCGGCATCGACGCACCCGGCTGGTACGGACACCTCTTCGCCGCCCCCGACCGCCCGGTCGAGCGCTGGATGACCAAGGTCGCGGGCCTCCTGAGGGAAGAGGACTGGATCGTGTCCTCCGCCCATGTCATCGAGGCCGTACGGCTCGCCGAGACCCTCGCCACGATGCGCGGCCGGCCGCTGGCGGGGCTCGGCGAGACCACCGACGCCGTACGGGCCGTCATGTGCGACGGCTCCGACATCCCGCTCGACCTCGTCCGCGACCGCCTCGTCGTCGGCGATGTCCTCGGCGAGGTCCCCGCCGACGCCCCCGCCGTACCGCTCCAGCGCGACCTCGCCCGGCTCCAGCGCGGGCTGCGCCTCAAACCGGAGGCGCAGGAGCGGGAGCTGGAGCTCGATCTGCGCAAGGAGAACGACGCCGCCCGCAGCAGACTGCTGCACCGGCTGCGGCTGCTCGGCATCGGCTGGGGCGAGCCCGTCGCCGGCCGCGGCAGCACGGGCACCTTCCGGGAGAGCTGGCGGCTGCGCTGGGAGCCGGAGCTGCACGTCCGGGTCGCCGAGGCAGGCGTCTGGGGCACCACCGTCGACTCCGCCGCCACGGCCAAGGCCGAGGCCCGCGCCCTGGAAGCCACGACACTCGCCGAGGTCACCGCGCTCGCCGAGCAGTGCCTGCTCGCCGGACTCGGCGAGGCCCTGACCGTCGTCATGACGGCCCTCGCCGACCGCGCCGCGCTCGACTCCGACGTCGGGCACCTCGCCCAGGCCCTGCCCGCGCTCGCACGCTCCCTGCGCTACGGAGACGTCCGCGCCACCGACACCGCCGCGCTCGGCGAGGTCGCCGCCGGGCTCGCCGAACGGATCTGCGTCGGCCTCCCCCCGGCCTGCGCCGGACTCGACGCCGACGCCGCCGCCGAGATGCGCGGCCATCTCGACGCGGTCCACGGCGCCCTCGGACTCCTCCCCGACAGCACGGAACGCACGGACCGCTGGACCGGAGTGCTCCGCAAGCTCGCCGACCGCGACACCGTGCCCGGGATCCTCCGGGGCCGCGCCGCCCGGCTGCTCCTCGACGAGGGGCACCTCGACGAGGACGAGGCGGCACGGCTCATGGGCCTCGCCCTCTCGCCCGGGACGGCCCCCGCCGACGCCGCCGCCTGGATCGAGGGCTTCGTCGGCGGTGCCGCCGGAGGCGGCATGATCCTCGTCCACGACGAACGGCTGCTCACCCTGGTCGACGACTGGCTGACCGGAGTCCCGGGCGACACCTTCACCGACGTACTGCCATTGCTCCGGCGCACCTTCTCCGCGTACGAACCGGGCGTCCGGCGCACCCTGGGCGAGCTGGTCGCACGAGGCCCGTCCGCCACCGCGAGCCGTCCGGAGGCCGGAACCCCCGGCTTCGCGGCGAGCCTCGACGAGGAGCGGGCCGACGGAGTGCTGCCGGTCCTGCATCTGCTGCTGGGACACGACGAGCCGGAAGGGGCGGCCCGATGA
- a CDS encoding AAA family ATPase: MTVPETIESAVPGAGSVTGAAAPTATESGVGTGGDTGIESGAEALRPHAEHAFADELKALAAADDRPRPVRWQLSPWAVATYLLGGTLPDGTVITPKYVGPRRIVEVAVTTLATDRALLLLGVPGTAKTWVSEHLAAAVSGDSTLLVQGTAGTPEEAIRYGWNYAKLLAHGPSRDALVPSPVMRAMSQGLTARVEELTRIPADVQDTLITILSEKTLPVPELGQEVQAVRGFNLIATANDRDRGVNDLSSALRRRFNTVVLPLPATPEAEVDIVARRVDQIGRSLDLPAVPEGVEEIRRIVTVFRELRDGVTTDGRTKLKSPSGTLSTAEAISVVTGGLALAAHFGDGILRPADVAAGILGAVVRDPAADRVIWQEYLETVVRERDGWKDFYRACREVSA, translated from the coding sequence ATGACCGTGCCCGAAACCATCGAGAGCGCCGTTCCCGGTGCCGGAAGCGTCACCGGTGCGGCCGCTCCGACCGCCACGGAATCCGGCGTCGGAACCGGCGGCGACACCGGCATCGAATCCGGCGCCGAGGCCCTGCGGCCGCACGCCGAACACGCCTTCGCGGACGAGCTCAAGGCGCTCGCCGCCGCCGACGACCGTCCGCGGCCCGTCCGTTGGCAGCTCTCGCCATGGGCCGTCGCCACCTATCTTCTGGGCGGCACGCTGCCGGACGGCACGGTGATCACACCGAAGTACGTCGGACCGCGCCGGATCGTCGAGGTCGCCGTCACCACCCTCGCCACCGACCGGGCGCTGCTCCTGCTCGGCGTGCCCGGCACCGCCAAGACCTGGGTCTCCGAGCACCTCGCCGCCGCCGTCAGCGGCGACTCGACCCTGCTGGTGCAGGGCACGGCGGGGACGCCCGAGGAGGCGATCCGCTACGGCTGGAACTACGCCAAGCTGCTCGCCCACGGCCCCAGCCGGGACGCGCTCGTGCCCAGCCCCGTCATGCGCGCGATGTCCCAGGGCCTGACCGCCCGCGTCGAGGAGCTCACCCGCATCCCCGCCGACGTGCAGGACACGCTCATCACGATCCTGTCCGAGAAGACCCTGCCCGTGCCGGAGCTCGGCCAAGAGGTGCAGGCCGTACGGGGCTTCAACCTCATCGCCACCGCCAACGACCGCGACCGCGGGGTCAACGACCTCTCCAGCGCGCTGCGGCGCCGCTTCAACACCGTCGTGCTGCCGCTGCCGGCCACCCCGGAGGCGGAGGTCGACATCGTCGCGCGCCGCGTCGACCAGATCGGCCGCTCCCTCGACCTGCCGGCCGTCCCCGAAGGGGTCGAGGAGATCCGCCGGATCGTCACCGTCTTCCGCGAGCTGCGCGACGGGGTCACCACGGACGGCCGTACGAAGCTCAAGTCCCCTTCGGGGACGCTGTCGACGGCCGAGGCCATCTCCGTCGTCACCGGCGGCCTCGCCCTGGCCGCCCACTTCGGCGACGGCATCCTGCGCCCCGCGGACGTCGCGGCCGGCATCCTCGGCGCCGTCGTCCGCGACCCGGCCGCGGACCGCGTCATCTGGCAGGAGTACCTGGAGACGGTCGTCCGGGAGCGCGACGGCTGGAAGGACTTCTACCGCGCCTGCCGCGAGGTGAGCGCGTGA
- a CDS encoding SWIM zinc finger family protein: protein MDTQGVRWTADQVLALAPDDASRRAGSKLGTAGPWSSTGGSGEGAVWGLCRGSGSTPYRTVVDITGPAYSCSCPSRKFPCKHALGLLLLRAADGADIGGGDAPDWAEQWLEGRRKRAEGVRARKADGSGRAGTADPEAARRRAERRAARITAGAEELEHRLADLLRGGLASAEQSGYGLWEETAARMVDAQAPGLAGRVRDLGAIPGSGPGWPVRLLEECALTHLLDRAWLSVDRLPGPLAATVRTRVGLPAPPQGAAVRDQWLVLAQYDSTDGKLTTRRIWLYGRETGLTALLLSFGAMGRAPELGLPVGVMVDAALTPHAGAGALRAELGELFSAPTPFDAPPRGGTVGDALTAYGLALREDPWLDSWPVTLADVVPIPTDHGWQLADAAPVAGGGEALPLSGPALGRPGLWRLAALSGGGPVTVFGECGHRGFTPLAAWSADAPGETVPLH, encoded by the coding sequence ATGGATACACAGGGGGTGCGCTGGACGGCGGATCAGGTGCTGGCTCTGGCTCCTGACGACGCCTCACGCAGAGCGGGGAGCAAGCTCGGCACGGCCGGGCCGTGGTCGAGTACGGGAGGCAGCGGCGAGGGGGCCGTCTGGGGTCTGTGCCGGGGCAGCGGCAGCACGCCGTACCGCACGGTCGTCGACATCACGGGCCCGGCGTATTCGTGCAGCTGCCCCAGCCGGAAGTTCCCGTGCAAGCACGCGCTGGGGCTGCTGCTGCTCCGGGCGGCGGACGGAGCGGACATCGGGGGCGGCGACGCGCCGGACTGGGCCGAGCAGTGGCTGGAGGGCAGACGTAAGCGCGCCGAGGGCGTACGGGCGCGCAAGGCGGACGGCTCCGGCCGGGCGGGCACCGCCGATCCCGAGGCCGCGCGCCGCCGGGCGGAGCGCCGGGCGGCTCGGATCACCGCGGGCGCGGAGGAGTTGGAGCATCGGCTCGCCGATCTGCTGCGGGGTGGTCTGGCCTCGGCCGAGCAGTCCGGATACGGCCTGTGGGAGGAGACCGCGGCCCGGATGGTCGACGCCCAGGCTCCCGGACTCGCGGGCCGGGTCAGGGACTTGGGTGCGATTCCGGGCTCGGGGCCCGGCTGGCCGGTCCGGCTCCTGGAGGAGTGCGCGCTGACCCATCTCCTCGACCGCGCCTGGCTGTCCGTGGACCGACTCCCCGGCCCGCTGGCGGCGACCGTCCGTACCCGGGTGGGCCTGCCCGCTCCGCCGCAGGGCGCCGCGGTGCGGGACCAGTGGCTGGTGCTCGCCCAGTACGACTCCACGGACGGCAAGCTGACGACGCGTCGCATCTGGCTGTACGGCAGGGAGACCGGGCTCACGGCGCTGCTCCTCTCCTTCGGAGCCATGGGGCGCGCACCCGAACTGGGCCTTCCGGTGGGCGTGATGGTCGACGCCGCGCTCACCCCGCACGCGGGTGCGGGTGCGCTGCGGGCCGAGCTGGGCGAGCTGTTCTCGGCGCCCACCCCGTTCGACGCCCCGCCCCGGGGCGGCACGGTCGGGGACGCTCTCACCGCCTACGGCCTCGCCCTGCGCGAGGACCCCTGGCTGGACTCCTGGCCGGTGACGCTCGCCGATGTCGTCCCCATACCGACGGACCACGGCTGGCAGCTCGCCGACGCGGCACCGGTCGCCGGCGGCGGCGAGGCGCTGCCGCTCAGCGGTCCCGCGCTCGGGCGGCCTGGCCTGTGGCGGCTCGCCGCGCTCTCCGGAGGCGGGCCGGTGACCGTCTTCGGGGAGTGCGGGCACCGCGGGTTCACCCCGCTAGCCGCCTGGTCCGCCGACGCCCCCGGAGAGACGGTCCCGCTCCACTGA
- a CDS encoding DUF5691 domain-containing protein, producing the protein MDAWEELVTSALLGTDRRPPALPKTVAGDAPVALLDAAALHTVRRRAGLRPGPAAPAPEPAPADTRRPLPEPARHRLAQLLAGRAAAAPSGGRRGAAPDLAELLPQWLAAAGDHGYKAPASALPALLDAARARTDLRPQALALAGPRGLWLARLNPEWKFALRGAGGSSALPYPRDGEAVRALWEEGLFAERVALLASVRTEDPAAALELLRSTWTAERAEDRLMFLDSLRAGLSGADEEFLEAALSDRSRNVRSTAAELLSALPDSALAGRMARRASSCVSLDRTKGAETVVVEAPHECDEAMQRDGLVPTPPAGRGERSWWLGQLVESAPLSCWQARFGGRAPEEIVALPVADDWQGELHAAWCRAAVRQRDAGWSRALLGAPAAPPATGPGIASLAERAKLLSTLPDEERARWVASFIAAHGLSEAFQLLGVCTVPWAEPLGGAVIDALDIAREAGSYPWSFSGVMGLAERCLSPDAAPQLESLTALPAEPEDASPGAGSYWSEAFQRLVSTLRLRATMRAELAG; encoded by the coding sequence ATGGACGCCTGGGAAGAACTCGTCACCTCGGCGCTGCTCGGCACCGACCGCCGGCCGCCCGCGCTCCCGAAGACGGTGGCCGGGGATGCTCCCGTCGCGCTGCTGGACGCCGCGGCGCTGCACACCGTACGGCGCAGGGCGGGGCTGCGGCCGGGGCCTGCCGCCCCCGCGCCTGAGCCCGCGCCCGCGGACACCCGCAGGCCCCTGCCCGAGCCCGCCCGCCACCGTCTTGCCCAGCTCCTCGCGGGCCGCGCCGCGGCCGCGCCGTCCGGGGGGCGGCGCGGGGCCGCGCCCGACCTCGCCGAACTGCTCCCGCAGTGGCTCGCCGCCGCCGGCGACCACGGCTACAAGGCGCCTGCCTCGGCGCTGCCCGCCCTCCTCGACGCCGCCCGCGCCCGTACCGATCTGCGGCCCCAGGCCCTCGCGCTCGCCGGGCCGCGCGGGCTCTGGCTGGCCCGGCTGAACCCGGAGTGGAAGTTCGCCCTGCGCGGTGCGGGAGGGAGTTCGGCGCTCCCCTACCCCCGGGACGGCGAGGCGGTCCGGGCGCTGTGGGAGGAGGGGCTGTTCGCCGAGCGGGTCGCGCTGCTCGCCTCCGTACGGACCGAGGACCCTGCGGCCGCCCTGGAGCTGCTGCGTTCCACATGGACGGCCGAGCGCGCCGAGGACCGGCTGATGTTCCTGGACTCGCTGCGGGCCGGGCTCTCCGGCGCGGATGAGGAGTTCCTGGAAGCTGCCCTGTCCGACCGCAGTCGCAATGTGCGCTCCACCGCCGCCGAGCTGCTCTCCGCGCTGCCCGACTCCGCGCTCGCGGGCCGCATGGCGCGGCGTGCCTCGTCCTGTGTCTCGCTGGACCGCACGAAGGGGGCCGAGACCGTCGTCGTCGAAGCCCCGCACGAATGTGACGAGGCGATGCAGCGGGACGGGCTGGTCCCCACCCCGCCTGCCGGCCGCGGCGAGCGGTCCTGGTGGCTGGGCCAGCTGGTCGAGTCGGCGCCCCTGTCGTGCTGGCAGGCGCGGTTCGGGGGGCGGGCGCCCGAGGAGATCGTCGCCCTTCCGGTCGCCGACGACTGGCAGGGGGAATTGCACGCCGCCTGGTGCCGGGCGGCGGTACGGCAGCGGGACGCCGGCTGGTCCCGGGCCCTGCTCGGCGCCCCGGCCGCCCCACCGGCGACCGGTCCCGGCATCGCGTCCCTGGCGGAGCGGGCGAAGCTGCTCTCGACGCTCCCGGACGAGGAGCGGGCCCGATGGGTCGCCTCGTTCATCGCGGCCCACGGCCTGTCGGAGGCGTTCCAGCTGCTCGGCGTGTGCACGGTGCCCTGGGCGGAGCCGCTGGGCGGGGCGGTGATCGACGCCCTGGACATCGCACGCGAGGCGGGCAGCTATCCCTGGAGCTTCAGCGGGGTGATGGGCCTCGCGGAACGCTGCCTGTCCCCGGACGCGGCGCCCCAGCTGGAATCCCTGACCGCCCTGCCCGCAGAACCGGAGGACGCCTCCCCAGGAGCCGGCAGCTACTGGTCGGAGGCCTTCCAGCGCCTGGTGTCGACCTTGCGCCTACGGGCCACGATGCGAGCGGAACTCGCGGGGTAG
- a CDS encoding cobalamin B12-binding domain-containing protein, with protein MGVTGPIRVVVAKPGLDGHDRGAKVIARALRDAGMEVIYTGLHQTPEQIVDTAIQEDADAIGLSILSGAHNTLFVKVLELLKERDAEDIKVFGGGIIPDADIAPLKEKGVAEIFTPGATTASIVAWVNANVRVAA; from the coding sequence ATGGGTGTGACCGGTCCGATCCGCGTGGTGGTGGCCAAGCCGGGTCTCGACGGCCACGATCGCGGGGCCAAGGTGATCGCGCGGGCACTGCGTGACGCCGGCATGGAGGTCATCTACACGGGGCTGCACCAGACGCCGGAGCAGATCGTGGACACGGCGATCCAGGAGGACGCCGACGCGATCGGCCTCTCGATCCTCTCGGGCGCGCACAACACACTCTTCGTGAAGGTCCTGGAGCTCCTGAAGGAGCGCGACGCGGAGGACATCAAGGTCTTCGGCGGCGGGATCATCCCGGACGCGGACATCGCGCCGCTGAAGGAGAAGGGTGTGGCAGAGATCTTCACGCCGGGCGCGACGACGGCGTCGATCGTGGCCTGGGTGAACGCGAACGTCCGCGTCGCCGCGTAG
- a CDS encoding alpha/beta fold hydrolase, protein MELTRLTKVTTALKANALELAILTGHLILYPSGIAAERPTPASEPGTGTGRPVVLLHGFVDNRSVFVLLRRSLARHGCHPVESFNYSPLTYDLRTAAELLGRHVEELCARTGHHEVDLVGHSLGGLIARYYVQRLGGDARVRTLVMLGTPHSGTAAAPWVGAHPLIRQMRPGSEVLLELAEPAPGCRTRCVSFWSDLDQVMVPVETARLDHPDLLVHNVRVSGIGHLALPVHPTVVAGIRDALDAEESAATPGAEPGAASVA, encoded by the coding sequence ATGGAGCTCACCAGGCTCACCAAGGTCACGACTGCGCTGAAGGCCAACGCCCTGGAGCTGGCGATCCTCACCGGCCATCTGATCCTCTACCCCTCCGGCATCGCCGCCGAGCGCCCCACCCCCGCGTCGGAGCCGGGGACGGGCACCGGGCGGCCGGTCGTCCTGCTGCACGGCTTCGTCGACAACCGCTCGGTCTTCGTCCTGCTGCGCCGCTCGCTCGCCCGGCACGGCTGTCACCCTGTCGAATCGTTCAACTACTCTCCGCTCACCTACGACCTCCGCACCGCCGCCGAACTGCTCGGTCGGCATGTAGAGGAGCTCTGTGCCCGCACCGGCCACCACGAGGTGGACCTCGTCGGGCACAGCCTGGGTGGCCTCATCGCCCGCTATTACGTACAGCGCCTGGGCGGTGACGCACGGGTGCGCACGCTCGTCATGCTGGGCACCCCGCACTCCGGCACCGCCGCAGCGCCCTGGGTCGGCGCCCACCCCCTGATCCGGCAGATGCGCCCCGGCTCCGAGGTGCTGCTGGAGCTTGCCGAGCCCGCGCCGGGCTGCCGTACGCGCTGTGTCAGCTTCTGGAGCGATCTCGACCAGGTGATGGTCCCGGTGGAGACCGCGCGGCTCGACCACCCCGACCTCCTGGTGCACAACGTGCGCGTCAGCGGGATCGGTCATCTCGCCCTGCCGGTGCATCCGACCGTCGTGGCCGGGATCCGGGACGCCCTCGACGCCGAGGAGTCGGCCGCCACGCCGGGGGCCGAGCCGGGCGCCGCGTCCGTGGCGTGA
- a CDS encoding M23 family metallopeptidase — MNDQHPHAGYVGDDAHSTGGFATDPLFGALPGGYDAGHSGQYDTTQWSGSHQWDAGTYDTYVAQQPMTQQYDTTGQYDVSGQYDTTGQWDATAWSEAQQTGQYETAHFTSYDTTGQWTTPAFETGTYDATAWNYAAPEQDLLVADPVVPQQYTPEYEFVPEQQTVQPAEHQPEYATQPEHAEHTAQFEVLTQDDSYADSYADTDLDADGYTYEYVYEPPAESEESAVESAESAVGAAAVAARPVRRSSGGSRGRRRTPAKRSALLTVAVPSACVMGVAGIAAASVGGLADAGDTKDDTTALAAADPASVKPVAANNELDTQLAALSADARDFGDRASRTQERIDLKLRQEAEKKKREEEAARKEALRPKFALPVKLHELSARYGQAGVNWMSVHTGIDFPVQYGTKVMAATDGTVRTQYNSAYGNMAIVTAADGTETWYCHLSSTKIRSGKVKAGDVIAYSGNSGNSTGPHLHFEVRPNGGSAIDPEAWLRSHGLSPTG; from the coding sequence GTGAACGACCAGCACCCCCACGCCGGGTACGTCGGAGACGACGCCCACAGCACCGGCGGCTTCGCCACCGACCCGCTCTTCGGCGCCCTCCCGGGCGGTTACGACGCGGGCCACAGCGGCCAGTACGACACCACTCAGTGGAGCGGCAGCCACCAGTGGGACGCCGGCACGTACGACACCTACGTCGCACAGCAGCCGATGACGCAGCAGTACGACACCACCGGCCAGTACGACGTCTCCGGTCAGTACGACACCACGGGTCAGTGGGACGCCACCGCCTGGAGCGAGGCGCAGCAGACCGGGCAGTACGAGACCGCGCACTTCACCTCGTACGACACCACCGGCCAGTGGACGACCCCCGCCTTCGAGACGGGTACGTACGACGCCACCGCCTGGAACTACGCCGCGCCGGAGCAGGACCTCCTGGTCGCCGACCCCGTCGTTCCGCAGCAGTACACCCCCGAGTACGAGTTCGTCCCCGAGCAGCAGACCGTGCAGCCGGCCGAGCACCAGCCGGAGTACGCCACCCAGCCCGAGCACGCCGAGCACACCGCGCAGTTCGAGGTCCTCACGCAGGACGACTCGTACGCGGACTCGTATGCGGACACGGACCTGGACGCGGACGGGTACACGTACGAGTACGTCTACGAGCCCCCGGCGGAGTCCGAGGAGTCGGCCGTCGAGAGCGCGGAGTCCGCGGTCGGCGCGGCGGCCGTCGCCGCCCGCCCGGTGCGCCGTTCCTCCGGTGGCAGCCGAGGCCGTCGCCGTACACCCGCCAAGCGCTCCGCGCTCCTGACCGTCGCCGTCCCCTCCGCCTGCGTCATGGGCGTCGCCGGGATCGCGGCCGCCTCGGTCGGCGGGCTCGCCGACGCGGGCGACACCAAGGACGACACGACGGCGCTCGCCGCCGCCGACCCGGCCTCGGTCAAGCCGGTGGCCGCCAACAACGAGCTGGACACCCAGCTCGCGGCGCTCAGCGCCGACGCCCGCGACTTCGGCGACCGCGCCAGCCGCACCCAGGAGCGCATCGACCTCAAGCTGCGCCAGGAAGCGGAGAAGAAGAAGCGCGAGGAGGAGGCGGCCCGCAAGGAGGCGCTGCGTCCCAAGTTCGCCCTTCCGGTGAAGCTGCACGAGCTCAGCGCGCGCTACGGGCAGGCGGGCGTCAACTGGATGTCCGTGCACACCGGTATCGACTTCCCGGTGCAGTACGGCACGAAGGTGATGGCCGCGACCGACGGCACCGTCCGCACCCAGTACAACAGCGCCTACGGCAACATGGCGATCGTGACCGCCGCGGACGGCACGGAGACCTGGTACTGCCACCTGAGCAGCACCAAGATCCGCAGCGGCAAGGTCAAGGCCGGTGACGTCATCGCGTACTCCGGCAACTCCGGCAATTCCACCGGCCCGCACCTCCACTTCGAGGTCCGGCCGAACGGCGGCTCGGCGATCGACCCCGAGGCGTGGCTGCGCAGCCACGGCCTCAGCCCCACGGGCTGA